The following proteins come from a genomic window of Maylandia zebra isolate NMK-2024a linkage group LG22, Mzebra_GT3a, whole genome shotgun sequence:
- the styk1a gene encoding tyrosine-protein kinase STYK1, which yields MSSSSSTNVTVCASNDTLCTIKEYQVEVIIVPALLLFGTLVTLVPLFILRYCCDRNRTRVRTAQHYHSSSHRQTERHHQQQHSTNHHHSHRTKHQHHRSHLQGIDAPPGINPLEHEELPMSVTQVRQNVRPTMAVAPQRSTERHHEAFSQVAALPQTFSIHPNDTVNFYRARTDNKNVVLRVLKETATSSEKQKFLGFASFVSGLGPHPFIPVLLGVMSAQSPLVMVVEELQQRDLLGFLWRCRQDNSGLQPSCDMTEKRIFTMAAQVASALDYLHSQNCIHGNVGARSILVGGDMTAKLWGFGPAHRRRTQGSSTGEDTVTKKWQAPEVLAMRPITKSSDVWSFGILIYEMVTLGDPPFAQVPSSELLQHLQRGSHLKRPDTCSNSLYSIIRSCCHFKAKSRLSTSELIRMLKAGESSANGRTALRVTEPFIFEKYLSEAGFAEAYNYAVL from the exons ATGTCATCATCCAGCTCTACAAACGTTACTGTGTGTGCATCGAACGACACCCTGTGCA CGATAAAAGAATATCAGGTGGAAGTTATTATCGTCCCCGCGCTGCTGCTCTTCGGCACCCTGGTCACCTTAGTGCCCCTGTTTATACTGAGGTATTGTTGTGATCGTAATCGGACACGGGTCAGAACGGCCCAGCACTACCACAGCTcatcacacagacagacagagaggcatCACCAGCAACAGCATAGCACCAACCACCACCACAGTCATCGCACCAAGCACCAACATCACAGATCTCATCTGCAGGGCATTGATG CGCCCCCTGGCATCAACCCACTGGAACATGAAGAGCTGCCAATGTCTGTTACACAAGTGCGGCAGAATGTCAGGCCAACGATGGCTGTAGCACCACAGAGGTCCACAGAAAGGCATCATGAAGCCTTCAGCCAGGTTGCTGCACTGCCGCAGACTTTCTCCATCCACCCTAATGACACAGTCAACTTCTACAGAGCACGCACGGACAACAAGAACGTCGTGCTGAGGGTGCTGAAAG AAACAGCCACCAGCAGTGAGAAACAGAAGTTTTTGGGGTTTGCTTCCTTTGTGTCTGGATTGGGGCCGCATCCCTTCATACCTGTGCTGCTCGGCGTTATGTCAGCGCAGTCGCCTTTAGTCATGGTGGTGGAAGAGCTACAGCAGAGAGACCTGCTGGGCTTCCTGTGGAGATGCAGACAG gatAACTCAGGTTTACAGCCTTCTTGTGACATGACAGAGAAGAGGATCTTCACCATGGCAGCACAAGTGGCCTCTGCTCTG GACTACCTGCACAGTCAGAACTGTATCCATGGCAACGTGGGAGCCCGCAGCATTCTGGTTGGTGGAGACATGACAGCTAAGCTGTGGGGGTTCGGCCCGGCCCACCGCAGGAGAACCCAGGGCAGTTCAACGGGAGAAGATACAGTGACTAAGAAGTGGCAGGCGCCTGAAGTGCTGGCCATGAGACCCATCACTAAGAGCAGCGACGT ATGGTCCTTTGGCATCCTCATCTATGAAATGGTCACATTAG GTGACCCACCATTTGCTCAGGTCCCGTCGTCTGAACTTCTGCAGCATCTCCAAAGAGGGAGTCACCTCAAACGACCGGACACCTGCTCCAACTCACT GTACTCCATTATCAGGTCATGCTGCCACTTCAAGGCCAAGAGCCGGCTCTCCACGTCGGAGCTGATTAGAATGCTGAAAGCCGGGGAGAGCTCAGCCAATGGGCGGACAGCTCTCAGAGTGACTGAGCCATTCATATTCGAGAAATACTTGAGTGAGGCGGGGTTTGCAGAGGCGTACAACTATGCTGtgctctga